Below is a genomic region from Raphanus sativus cultivar WK10039 chromosome 4, ASM80110v3, whole genome shotgun sequence.
TGTAACCAAAGCGAATGATACTATTTGATAAACCGAAACAAACCGGATTAGAGACCTACCAAGTTTCATATAAGAGTAAAAAAAGTCAATAATTTCTGGTTTCTTACAAGCGTGCAATGTGAAGCCCAtcgtcatcatcttcatcatcactgTCTTCTTTATTCttctgatcatcatcatcatcattgtcACGGTTGTGGTTACTTGATGACCCCAACAAGAAAGGTTGATCCTTTAGAATCGAAACCTGATCCATGGGAATAGCATTTCTCTTATAGTTCCACACCAACATCGACGTGTAGTCCTGTGGCGAAACTAGACCATTCTCTCTGATAAACCTCTTCTGCTCTTCTAACGTCTTCGGTTCATCGAGCGTTAAGTACTCCATCAGAAACTTCTCGTGCTCTGGCCTCCAGTTAGCCGGAAAAGGCGTGTAGTCAGTCTCAGGAACAAGAGACATTCTCGTGTAAACAAGCCCATCGATAGACTCAGCAAGTCCCATTCTCAAGAGATTGTTATACTCAGGTGACAGACCTTTCTTCTCCTTCAAAGGACGGCTCAGATTCCTAGAAGCTCCTTTGTACACTTTGGCTCGTGACCTAAGCTTATACTTTGCAGCGTAAAGCTTAGCAAGGGAGCCACGAACGATATAAGAGCAGAAGTTCACAATCTTTTTCCGGTTATCCGCAAACCGATACCACTCAGCAACCGTAGTCAGAAACTTATTCATCTGCGCGTTGGTATGAGCTTGAGTAGCGTGGAACATTCTGAAACAAGGCTGAGGATCAGGATCACGGTCTCCTTTTATAAAGTTCAGCTTCCTAAACTGTTTGATGCACTGTTTCAAACTCGCTGTAACGGACAAAAGCGTCCCGACACCTTTCTCGCTTATGATCTTCCCTCCAGTCGCGGTATACCTCAGAGTCGGATACACAACACGACGACACAGAACATGATCAAGAAACATTATACCTTTGGTTATATGTTCGATAGGGAGATTCTCATTGTCTAGCCTAAGCATATACTTCTGATCAACAAACTCAATCAGCTCTTTCCTCAACGTCGCGGCATCAGCTCGCGGTCCACGGACTCCTATCAGTATATGACCACCGTACCTAACGTAATCCATCTTCCTCGTCTTGTCAGGACCGCTCGTGGGCACAAACTCAGGCCACGAAGTGTTCCCCTGATCACCACCACCTTCTCCTTCGGGGCTGTTCCATATAACGTCGCTCTTAGAAGGACGGTAAAAGTCTTTAACTTTCCCTTCCATGTAACGGTCAAGCTCGTCGAGACATACGTTAACTAAAAGAGGACTAAGTATCCCACAGTGTCCCCACTGAGGAGACTTGTTAGCTTCTTCGGGAGCGAAACCGAAGAAAGTCTCTAACCAGTAAGGATCAGGCTTAGGCTCGTCGTCAGCCAAGACGCGTTTCTTCTGATACTtcctcttcttcgtcttcttcttctcctcctctccaTCGACTTTACTCGTCGTCACAACAGGTGTAACAAGCGCGGTTTTGATCAAGTCGATGACTTTCTTGTCTCTAACATCTCTCATCAAAGAACTAACCACAAACCCAACTTTCATCCCATCCAAAACCACACTCAAGTCCCCTTTAACATACCACAAGTAACCAGCGAAGTTCCTACGAATCACTCTCAAAACAGTGTGCGCCGTCCTCCCGGGACGAAACGCGAAGGACTTCTGAGAGAACCGGGACTCGTAAACCGGTTCAAGAATCATCAGCAACACTTCTTGAACGATCCTGTCCTGGAAGGGAGTAGGTTGCGTGGTGGTTAAGATAGCTTTGATCTTGCGCTTGGATAACGACTCGTAGTCGGTCTTGTCTCGAGGGGACTTGATGTAGAAGTCGAGACGGGCTCCCCATTTGAACCGGTCGTCGAGGACGGAGTTTCTGAGGGATAAGAGATTCTCTAGCGCCGAGCGTTGGATGGAGGTGCGTGGGACGTAGGCGCCGAGCTCGTCGCAGGAGACTTTTTGGTAGGCGAGGACCCAGAGCTCGAAGCGGCGGAGGTAGGAGGTGAGGTTGGTGGAGGTTTTGTTTGGGTGTTTGAAGTTGTCGAGCCACATGTGGGAGCAGAGGGAGACTCCGTCTTCTTTGAGGAGGTTGGTTGGGTCGTCGGGATCTGGG
It encodes:
- the LOC108855895 gene encoding nuclear intron maturase 2, mitochondrial isoform X2 gives rise to the protein MRRSFSIIGPTKWLKHSSPRTNTIFIITPIHSLSYFSPHHQRQPPDPDDPTNLLKEDGVSLCSHMWLDNFKHPNKTSTNLTSYLRRFELWVLAYQKVSCDELGAYVPRTSIQRSALENLLSLRNSVLDDRFKWGARLDFYIKSPRDKTDYESLSKRKIKAILTTTQPTPFQDRIVQEVLLMILEPVYESRFSQKSFAFRPGRTAHTVLRVIRRNFAGYLWYVKGDLSVVLDGMKVGFVVSSLMRDVRDKKVIDLIKTALVTPVVTTSKVDGEEEKKKTKKRKYQKKRVLADDEPKPDPYWLETFFGFAPEEANKSPQWGHCGILSPLLVNVCLDELDRYMEGKVKDFYRPSKSDVIWNSPEGEGGGDQGNTSWPEFVPTSGPDKTRKMDYVRYGGHILIGVRGPRADAATLRKELIEFVDQKYMLRLDNENLPIEHITKGIMFLDHVLCRRVVYPTLRYTATGGKIISEKGVGTLLSVTASLKQCIKQFRKLNFIKGDRDPDPQPCFRMFHATQAHTNAQMNKFLTTVAEWYRFADNRKKIVNFCSYIVRGSLAKLYAAKYKLRSRAKVYKGASRNLSRPLKEKKGLSPEYNNLLRMGLAESIDGLVYTRMSLVPETDYTPFPANWRPEHEKFLMEYLTLDEPKTLEEQKRFIRENGLVSPQDYTSMLVWNYKRNAIPMDQVSILKDQPFLLGSSSNHNRDNDDDDDQKNKEDSDDEDDDDGLHIARL
- the LOC108855895 gene encoding nuclear intron maturase 2, mitochondrial isoform X1 — protein: MRRSFSIIGPTKWLKHSSPRTNTIFIITPIHSLSYFSPHHQRQPPDPDDPTNLLKEDGVSLCSHMWLDNFKHPNKTSTNLTSYLRRFELWVLAYQKVSCDELGAYVPRTSIQRSALENLLSLRNSVLDDRFKWGARLDFYIKSPRDKTDYESLSKRKIKAILTTTQPTPFQDRIVQEVLLMILEPVYESRFSQKSFAFRPGRTAHTVLRVIRRNFAGYLWYVKGDLSVVLDGMKVGFVVSSLMRDVRDKKVIDLIKTALVTPVVTTSKVDGEEEKKKTKKRKYQKKRVLADDEPKPDPYWLETFFGFAPEEANKSPQWGHCGILSPLLVNVCLDELDRYMEGKVKDFYRPSKSDVIWNSPEGEGGGDQGNTSWPEFVPTSGPDKTRKMDYVRYGGHILIGVRGPRADAATLRKELIEFVDQKYMLRLDNENLPIEHITKGIMFLDHVLCRRVVYPTLRYTATGGKIISEKGVGTLLSVTASLKQCIKQFRKLNFIKGDRDPDPQPCFRMFHATQAHTNAQMNKFLTTVAEWYRFADNRKKIVNFCSYIVRGSLAKLYAAKYKLRSRAKVYKGASRNLSRPLKEKKGLSPEYNNLLRMGLAESIDGLVYTRMSLVPETDYTPFPANWRPEHEKFLMEYLTLDEPKTLEEQKRFIRENGLVSPQDYTSMLVWNYKRNAIPMDQVSILKDQPFLLGSSSNHNRDNDDDDDQKNKEDSDDEDDDDGLHIARL